Part of the Pseudomonas abietaniphila genome is shown below.
AACCGTATGTTCCTCCCGTTTCCAGCGTTGCCGCCGTGGCCAAAGCCAGTACGGTGCGGTGGCGCATCTTCGCAATCATCTTCGTGCTGACCATGGTCAACCTGATCGACCGGGTTTCGCTGTCCATCGCAATGCCAACCATTGCCAAGGAATTCACGCTTTCGCCTGCGATGCAGGGTTTGATCCTCAGCAGTTTCTTCTGGGCATACGCGCTGTTGCAGATCCCTGGCGGCTGGATGATCGACCGCTTTGGGCCACGCCGCGTGATCACGTGGTCGACCGGGTTGTGGGGCACGTTCCAGGTGTTGGCCGGTTTCGCCACGGGTGGTGCGTCGCTGTTGTTCGCCCGAATGTTTCTGGGGGCTGCGGAAGCACCGCTGTTTCCGTCGGGCGGCAAGCTGATTTCCCTGTGGCTGGCGCCGAGTGAGCGCAGCCGCGGCGCGGTGATGATGGACAGTGGCAGTCCGTTGGGCGTGGCGCTGGGTGGATTGATCATCGCCTTCCTGATCGTGTCGCTAGACTCCTGGCGCTCGGCCTTTGTGATCGCCGGGGTCGCGACACTGTTGTTGGGCTGGGTGTCGTGGCGGTATCTGCGGGACGACCCTTCGGTTCACCCGCAGGTTAACGAAGCGGAACTGGCGAAGATCAACGCAGGCCGTGAAACCCCGGCGGCTGAAGCGGCACGGGCCAAGGTTAAAGGCCTGGGCATCGCCGCTCGCTCGCTGACGGGCTTGCTGATCGGCCGTTCGACCTGGGCGATGGTGTATTTCGGTCTGCTGACCTGGGGGCCGAGCTATCTGGCTCAAGCGCGAGGCTTCGACATCAAGGGCATCGGTTTCGCGACATTCGTGATTTTTATCTGCGGTTCGCTGGGATCGCTGACCGGTGGTTTTCTTTGCGACGGCCTGATTCGCAAGGGCGTGCGCCGTGGCGTGGCGGTTAAAGGCTTGCTGACTTTCTCGGGTGTGATTGCCCTCGGTGCGCTGCTGCTGTTGCCGCAACTGAGCGATCCGATTGCCGCCGTGGCATTGCTGGCGATGACGGCGTTCTTCCTGATGTGGGGCAGCCTCTACTGGAGCTTCCCGGCATTGCTTGCGGCGCCTGCCCGTGTCGGTCTGATCGGTGGTGTGATGAACCTCGCGGGCAGCATCGGCGGCATCTTCGTACCGATTCTGGTGGGCTTGATCCTGCAATACTTCGGCGGTTTCGGTGCGGTACTTGGGTTCTTCGCGGTCTGCGCGGCGCTGTTCGTACTCGCCACCCTGCTGATCGGCCTCGACGGCGAGCGTGAGGTGAGCAATGGCTGAGGAGGTCTATAGCGGCCCGATTGTCGATGCCCATCACCACTTCTGGGACCCGCAGGCCAACTACCATCCTTGGCTTGCGCAAGGGGTGAGTATCCCGTTCCGATACGGTGATTATTCGGCGATCAAGCGACGTTACCTGCCACCCGATTACTTCGCCGATGCGGGCGAGCACAACGTGGTGCAGACGGTCTACGTCGAGACGGAGTGGGACCCGAGCGATCCGATTGGCGAGACCCGTTTCATCGAGCAGATCGCCACGCGTTACGGCGTTCCCAACGCGGTCGTCGCGCAGGCCTGGCTCGATCATCCGGATGCGATTGCCGTGCTCGCCGAGCAAGCGTTGTTCCCCAGCGTACGCAGCGTACGGCACAAGCCCGGCGGCCCTGCGTCGCCCGACGACGTTGGATCGCAGTGCACATTAATGAGCAACGAACACTGGCGTCGCAGTTACGCGACCTTACACGACCTGGGCCTGCGTTTCGACTTGCAGACGCCTTGGTGGAACCTACCGGAAGCCGCGTTGCTGGCGCGGGACTTCCCGGCCACGACGCTGATTCTTAACCACGCCGGGCTGCCGTCGGATCGCAGCACTGAAGGCCTGGCAGGGTGGCATGCAGCGATGGCGAATTTGGCCGAACAACCCAACGTGATGG
Proteins encoded:
- a CDS encoding MFS transporter is translated as MARSSADVNLSATGEPYVPPVSSVAAVAKASTVRWRIFAIIFVLTMVNLIDRVSLSIAMPTIAKEFTLSPAMQGLILSSFFWAYALLQIPGGWMIDRFGPRRVITWSTGLWGTFQVLAGFATGGASLLFARMFLGAAEAPLFPSGGKLISLWLAPSERSRGAVMMDSGSPLGVALGGLIIAFLIVSLDSWRSAFVIAGVATLLLGWVSWRYLRDDPSVHPQVNEAELAKINAGRETPAAEAARAKVKGLGIAARSLTGLLIGRSTWAMVYFGLLTWGPSYLAQARGFDIKGIGFATFVIFICGSLGSLTGGFLCDGLIRKGVRRGVAVKGLLTFSGVIALGALLLLPQLSDPIAAVALLAMTAFFLMWGSLYWSFPALLAAPARVGLIGGVMNLAGSIGGIFVPILVGLILQYFGGFGAVLGFFAVCAALFVLATLLIGLDGEREVSNG
- a CDS encoding amidohydrolase family protein is translated as MAEEVYSGPIVDAHHHFWDPQANYHPWLAQGVSIPFRYGDYSAIKRRYLPPDYFADAGEHNVVQTVYVETEWDPSDPIGETRFIEQIATRYGVPNAVVAQAWLDHPDAIAVLAEQALFPSVRSVRHKPGGPASPDDVGSQCTLMSNEHWRRSYATLHDLGLRFDLQTPWWNLPEAALLARDFPATTLILNHAGLPSDRSTEGLAGWHAAMANLAEQPNVMVKISGLGLPGRRWSVQDNGWIVREVIAMFGADRAMFASNFPVDSLCGSFDDIYSGFKHIVRDLPRADQERLFYSNAQRIYRCEPRAVDRPRQEHMRSQA